From the Marinomonas sp. THO17 genome, one window contains:
- the greB gene encoding transcription elongation factor GreB, protein MSRYRPPAAPKSNYITHEGAQILLKELKYLWKEKRPAVTESVREAAAQGDRSENAEYIYGKKQLREIDRRVRYLEKRLDHCKVVDRIPDDQSKVFFGAWVTLEDDTGQQECFRIVGPDELDHHADYISMDSPVAKALLKKEEGDEVMIRRAQGEKRYCIERVEYRPIIL, encoded by the coding sequence ATGAGTCGTTATCGACCGCCAGCGGCGCCGAAATCCAATTACATTACCCACGAAGGCGCGCAGATTTTGTTAAAAGAATTAAAGTATTTGTGGAAAGAGAAGCGCCCCGCGGTGACGGAATCGGTTCGAGAAGCGGCCGCGCAAGGGGATCGTTCGGAAAACGCAGAATACATCTATGGCAAAAAACAGCTGAGGGAGATTGATCGGCGTGTGCGATATTTAGAAAAGCGTCTGGATCATTGTAAGGTGGTAGATCGTATTCCTGATGATCAAAGCAAGGTGTTTTTTGGTGCCTGGGTGACGTTAGAAGATGACACTGGGCAACAAGAATGTTTTCGTATTGTTGGTCCGGATGAATTGGATCATCATGCGGATTACATCAGTATGGATTCGCCAGTGGCAAAAGCTTTGTTGAAAAAAGAAGAGGGTGATGAGGTGATGATTCGTCGTGCGCAAGGGGAAAAGCGCTATTGTATTGAACGTGTGGAATATCGCCCTATTATCCTATGA
- a CDS encoding SymE family type I addiction module toxin: MHLVGHLLIKAGFEIDSPVKVSVMEGCLVLTSEL; the protein is encoded by the coding sequence ATTCATCTGGTAGGCCATTTGTTAATCAAAGCGGGATTTGAGATTGATTCACCTGTGAAAGTCAGTGTGATGGAGGGATGTTTGGTGTTAACTAGCGAATTGTAA
- a CDS encoding SymE family type I addiction module toxin → MSQNNQSCFSRNAIRYKLNKTRLTRVHSTAYPPLKNGNGAGAWRKISWINLRGFWLERAGSTIGTTYTITAYNKQLIFTAE, encoded by the coding sequence ATGAGTCAAAACAACCAAAGTTGTTTTTCGCGCAATGCCATCCGTTACAAACTCAATAAGACTAGACTGACCAGGGTACATTCCACTGCTTACCCACCGTTAAAAAACGGTAACGGCGCTGGCGCTTGGCGTAAAATTTCTTGGATTAATTTACGGGGATTTTGGTTGGAGCGAGCTGGCTCTACCATTGGCACAACCTACACCATTACAGCCTACAACAAGCAATTGATTTTTACGGCTGAGTAA
- a CDS encoding DUF1493 family protein — MDIQEEVINFVADKTGTKPSQITPDTLINEELGVDGDDGSELLTEFSEKFDVDLTPINETYFGSEGFSLGVFVWPVLFLLNALGWKQEISKDTAPLPVKVLIESAKAKKWTAS, encoded by the coding sequence ATGGATATACAGGAAGAGGTTATTAACTTTGTTGCTGATAAAACTGGCACCAAGCCTTCACAAATTACACCAGATACATTGATAAATGAGGAACTTGGTGTTGATGGTGATGATGGAAGTGAATTACTGACAGAGTTTTCGGAAAAGTTTGACGTTGATCTTACACCCATTAATGAAACATATTTTGGGTCAGAGGGATTTTCTTTAGGAGTTTTTGTTTGGCCTGTTTTGTTTTTATTAAATGCTCTAGGTTGGAAGCAGGAAATCTCTAAAGACACTGCGCCGTTGCCAGTAAAGGTTTTGATTGAATCAGCAAAAGCAAAAAAGTGGACTGCTAGTTAA